The following proteins come from a genomic window of Neptunomonas concharum:
- a CDS encoding efflux RND transporter permease subunit, whose protein sequence is MSGSSVSSKLLGPIKLSEQVIERVLFHKRLPVLVLFVLMTLWLGFQAVQIRPDASFVKMIPTQHPYVENYLRYRDDLSGLGNSLRVVVEAKQGDIFSAEYQNTLKQVTDEAFFISGVDRSALKSIWTPNVRWTEVTEEGFVGGPVIPPEYDGSADSLAQIRTNILRSGQVGILVANDFKSAIIQMPLFDKDPETGEKLNYQAFSEKVEKLIRQKYESDQIGIRITGFAKIVGDLIEGAKSVALFFAIAIGVTLVLLYLYSGSITGTLIPLTCSLVAVIWQMGILKALGYGLDPYSMLVPFLVFAIGVSHGVQVVNTVRLEQAEGADSWLAARRAFRAIYIPGLTALLSDGLGFVTLMVIEIQVIQDLAVAASIGVAVIILTNLLLLPLLMSYVGVGQKAIVKMRASQDKPTSLWMPLTVFARPSGAVIAVVFALVALGLGLYGSQNLKIGDLDKGAPELRADSRYNLDNAFVTANYSTSSDIFVVMATTPEEQCTRFETLSMVDRFQHYLTSVPGVQNSVSLVDVSKRVTSGLNEGNLKWRSVSRNQFVINASLSYVPSGFMNGSCSLLPVIIFLDDHKAETLQGVSSAVARFAGEHNSESLTFEMAAGNSGFEAATNEVIATAQYEMLAWVYGVVSILCLLTFRSIKTVICIIAPLALTSVLCQALMAHLGIGVKVATLPVIALGVGIGVDYGIYIYSRLSTYLVQGKSLPDAYLATLKTTGSSVAFTGLTLAIGVVLWVMSPIKFQADMGILLTFMFLWNMLGALILLPALACLLHKRETVQAREKSDAV, encoded by the coding sequence ATGAGCGGCTCTTCCGTATCAAGCAAGTTGCTAGGCCCCATCAAACTATCAGAGCAAGTGATCGAACGGGTGCTGTTCCATAAGCGCTTACCGGTGCTGGTACTGTTTGTTTTAATGACACTATGGCTAGGATTTCAGGCTGTACAGATCCGCCCTGATGCCAGCTTCGTTAAAATGATCCCGACACAACACCCTTATGTCGAAAACTATCTGCGCTACCGCGACGATCTTTCTGGTTTAGGTAATAGTCTGCGCGTGGTGGTGGAGGCTAAACAAGGTGATATCTTCTCGGCCGAATATCAGAACACCTTAAAACAAGTAACGGATGAAGCCTTTTTTATCTCAGGTGTGGATCGCTCTGCATTAAAGTCAATCTGGACGCCGAACGTGCGCTGGACCGAGGTGACCGAAGAGGGCTTTGTGGGTGGGCCGGTTATCCCGCCTGAATATGATGGAAGCGCCGATAGTCTGGCTCAGATACGTACCAATATTCTGCGCTCAGGACAGGTAGGGATTCTGGTAGCCAACGACTTTAAGTCGGCCATTATCCAGATGCCTTTGTTTGATAAAGACCCTGAAACCGGCGAGAAGTTGAACTATCAAGCTTTCTCTGAAAAGGTGGAGAAACTGATCAGGCAAAAATATGAGTCGGATCAGATAGGTATACGTATCACCGGATTTGCCAAAATAGTGGGTGATCTAATCGAGGGTGCTAAGTCCGTCGCGCTCTTTTTTGCGATCGCCATTGGTGTGACACTGGTGCTGCTTTACCTCTATTCTGGCAGCATTACAGGGACATTAATCCCCTTAACCTGCTCACTGGTTGCCGTGATATGGCAGATGGGGATTCTAAAAGCGCTAGGGTATGGACTGGATCCCTACTCAATGTTGGTTCCCTTTTTAGTCTTTGCCATTGGTGTCAGCCACGGTGTTCAGGTTGTTAATACCGTTCGTCTTGAGCAAGCAGAAGGTGCGGATAGTTGGCTGGCTGCCCGAAGAGCCTTCCGTGCCATCTATATACCTGGATTGACCGCTCTGCTCTCAGATGGATTAGGTTTTGTCACCCTAATGGTGATTGAGATTCAAGTGATTCAGGATCTGGCTGTCGCGGCATCTATTGGTGTGGCGGTGATTATTCTGACGAACTTATTGTTACTACCCTTACTGATGTCATACGTAGGCGTTGGGCAAAAAGCTATTGTGAAAATGCGAGCGTCCCAAGACAAGCCTACCTCTTTATGGATGCCTTTGACCGTTTTTGCCCGTCCCTCAGGAGCGGTTATTGCTGTCGTGTTTGCGCTTGTAGCCCTTGGTCTCGGTCTCTATGGTAGCCAGAATCTGAAAATTGGTGATCTAGATAAGGGTGCTCCTGAACTAAGAGCAGATTCCCGTTATAACTTGGATAACGCGTTTGTAACCGCTAACTACTCTACCTCCAGCGATATTTTTGTGGTGATGGCAACGACTCCTGAGGAGCAGTGTACACGCTTCGAAACCCTATCCATGGTGGATCGTTTTCAGCACTACTTAACAAGTGTTCCCGGCGTTCAAAATAGCGTATCTCTTGTTGATGTATCTAAGCGAGTGACCTCTGGTCTCAATGAAGGAAATCTGAAATGGCGCAGTGTCAGTCGTAACCAGTTTGTGATCAATGCGTCACTCTCTTATGTGCCTTCAGGTTTTATGAACGGAAGTTGCTCTCTATTACCGGTGATTATCTTTTTGGATGATCATAAGGCTGAAACGCTGCAAGGTGTATCCTCTGCAGTTGCACGCTTCGCGGGTGAGCATAACAGTGAATCGCTGACCTTCGAAATGGCCGCAGGTAATAGTGGTTTTGAAGCCGCGACCAATGAAGTGATCGCTACCGCCCAATATGAAATGTTAGCGTGGGTATATGGCGTGGTGAGTATTCTCTGCTTATTAACGTTCCGCTCTATCAAAACGGTTATCTGCATTATTGCACCATTGGCGTTAACGTCTGTACTTTGTCAGGCTTTAATGGCTCATCTAGGCATTGGCGTTAAAGTCGCCACATTGCCAGTGATTGCATTGGGGGTTGGTATTGGTGTGGATTATGGTATCTATATTTATTCGCGGTTGAGTACCTATCTTGTACAAGGAAAATCCCTGCCTGATGCTTATTTAGCTACCCTAAAAACGACAGGCTCTTCGGTTGCTTTTACAGGTTTAACCTTGGCGATTGGTGTGGTTTTGTGGGTCATGTCTCCTATTAAATTCCAGGCAGATATGGGGATATTGCTAACCTTTATGTTCCTTTGGAATATGTTGGGCGCCTTAATTTTGCTACCTGCACTGGCTTGCCTGCTTCACAAAAGAGAAACGGTTCAGGCTCGGGAGAAGAGTGATGCTGTTTAA